GAAATCCGACCGTGTAGTTTTTACCGAGGAAGATAAGATTGTAGTTGTTGCAGAAGATTAGGGAAACTAGACTTGTGAGCGCAACCGTTTACTATTTTTCGGGAACCGGGAACTCCCTTGCTGTGGCTCGGGATATATCTAGGAGGATAAACGCCGAACTTATTCCTATACCGACGCTAGTCGACAAGTCCAAGATTCATACCGAAGCTGACGTGATAGGTTTGGTTTTCCCGGTTTATTATGCGGAGTACTTCGGCGTGCCACTTATCGTTTGGCGATTTGCACAAAAGCTGCGCGAACTCGGCTCTAAATATATATTCGCTGTTGCGACTCATTCGGGTAACCCTGCATCAACCATTGAGAATATCGCAAAGATTCTGGAAAAGCGAAGCGGTAAACTCAGCGCCGGCTTCACGGTATATTTGGATGTTCCGTACCCTGTTTCCGCGAAGTTAAAGAAAGCCTTTTTCGGCATCGAACTCGACAATGATAGTCTGAAAGAAAAAATCATTCGTAAACAGGAGAGAGCCTGCGATGCATGGAAGGTAAAACTCGAGACAATCATCGACTACGTGTCCTTAAGGAGAGAGTGCAAGCTCGAAACGCCCGGTGCATTCGCAAAAATCCTGGCTTCCATTTTTCTTCCGCTGCGAAGACTCATGTTCATGGGAAGGTACAGGCAGCTTGCAGTTGAATCAAAGAAAAGCTTTTATGAACTCGTACCCTTGGCGGATAGAAGTTTTGAGGTCAACGAGCACTGCAACGGATGCGGAATATGCCTGAAAGTCTGTCCGGTTGCCAACATCATCCTTGCAGATGAAAAACCTCGCTGGCTTCATAGCTGCGAGAACTGCTTTGCCTGTTATAAATGGTGTCCGCAGGAAGCTATTAACGGAAAGATTGTAGAGTACGGGACGAGAATTCATCACCCCGAGGTGAAACTATCAGATATAATCAACCAAAGATCAGGAGGATAGATGCATAAACAAGCCGATAGGGAACCGAGTTTTCACTACGTATGCACCCATGGAGAGGCAAAAACGAAGATAGAGCGCCACAGTGATTTCTGGGTATCCAACTGCGGTTGCAGGGAAGGCAAGCGGAGCGAGGAGGGCGGAGAGGGCTGCAAGCGCTCGCGGATGGACCTGTGCCTCTTCTTCGACGATAAGGAAATGACGGGCACCGGCTCAGGATGGAAGAAAGTCGACCGCGCCTTCGTCGAAGGCATCCTCAAGGAGGCAAGAGAGAAACGTCTCGTGGCGCGTCCATTCCACTACGACAAGGATCGCATCAATGACCAGGGCATTTGCTTCTGCTGCGATGATTGCTGCGCTTACTTTAAGGGCGATGAATGGGGCTTCGATCCAGGAGCCTACATCGAAGAGACCGATATGGATGCCTGCACTGACTGCGGAGAGTGCGAGCGAGCATGCTACTTCGGGGCACGCAGGATTGTGAACGGAAGGTTGCAAGTCTCGAAAGAAAAAGAAAAAGGGTGTTACGGGTGTTACGGGTGTGCGGGGTGCGGACTCTGCGTCGACGTCTGCCCGGAGAAGTGCATAAAGATGGTTGAAAGAGATGAAAGCTGATTTAGAAATCAGGGATTATGAACCGAAGGACGCAGAGCAAATCTCGATTCTCATGACCGAACTTGGTTATCCTAACACCATCGATTTCTTCAGGGAAAGGTTCGATACCCTCCTGAATACCGGGCTGGACAGGATTCTCGTCGCCGAGAGGGGCGGCTTTATTCTAGGAATAATTACACTGCATTTCATGCCTCTTCCACATCTTCCTGGTAATCTTTGCCGGGTTGTCGCTCTTGCCGTAAAGAGCGACTCGCAAAGGCAGGGTGTAGGAGCAAAACTGATGGTGACTGCAGAGGAGATTGCCCGCGAAAAGGGATGCTCGAAGATGGAGTTGACCTCAGGAGAACAGCGAAGCGATGCACACACCTTTTACCGCGCGATAGGTTTTGAAGAAAAATCAAAGCGGTTTACAAAAGATCTTACAAGCGAGGAATGATGCCCAGGATATGCGTTATACAGTTTAATGTGTCAGATATGGATGCTGCAATAGACTTCTATTCAAACGTCCTAGGATTCAGAATCAAACAAAGGGATTACTACCCGGAACTCGTGCTTCTGGAGCACGAAGGGCCTTCAGTCCTACTCTGTAAGGTTCAAAGGAATGCTGAAATAGATTATCCAAACGAAGCGCAGACCCTAATCAATATACAGGTCGATGATCTTCGCAAGAGCATGTCGGAGTTGAGATTAAAGGGCGCCGATTTCATACATCCGGAACCGCAAACTTGCCCTGCAGGAATATACGCCGCTCTGCGCGACCCGTTCGGCAACGTGATGGAGCTGATCGAGTTCGGCGGCGTTTTATAAGCAAGCTGCATAAGCGGCCCTCTCCTTCTTGAGTTTTTTCGCAAGTGTATCGGAGATCTAATACCTTCCGTAAACCCTGGTAACTATCTCCTGGCGCACGAACTATTTAGACTTGACAATCACCTTTGGAGAAATACACTGAGGCAGCTAGGAGGAGAAGTATGAAACGACTTCTTGTATCTTCACTTTTTATAATTGCTCTTTCGCTTATCGGCTGCGCAAACCAAGCAATAAAACATAAGGAGAACAAAATGGCCGAGACCGCAAAACCCGCACCAAAGGTAAACATCAAGTTCATTTTCTCCATGTGCAACGATGTGGAGAAGATGTCGGAATTCTACACGAAGCTTCTCGGTATGCAGGAGCAGGCGTTCATGAACGACAAGGAGAATAAATTCGGCTACCTTTCTTACTACTGCACCGGAGACGTTTACCTTATGTTCTTTTCAACCGAAACCACGGCGCCTCAGCTCACAGATTGGGCGTGGCAGCCCGGGTACGAGGGCGGCAACCTTATGGCTACTTCCTGGGCTATAGAGATACCGGAGGAGGATTACCCTGCAACCATTAAAAGACTTAAGGATGCCGGAGTCAAGGCTTTTTCGGGAAACCCGGAATGGCGACAGGATTCATACTGGGGTTTCAGCGTCGCCGATCCCCAGGGCAACACCGTAGAAGTCTACACCAGTCCGAAAGAAAAACCTCAATCCCCGAGCTGGCCTGGGGAGTAAGGAGTAGTATGATGGATAAGATAATCCACACATCGGTTGAGCTTAATTGCTCCCCAGCAGAAGCCTTCAGGATGTTTACCGACAACGAGAAACTCGAATCATGGTTTGCGCCACAAGCTAATGTTGAACCGAAGCTTGGCGGACTCTACGAGCTTTTCTGGAACCCCGAGGACAAGCAGTACGACTCGACAATAGGCTGTA
This window of the bacterium genome carries:
- a CDS encoding 4Fe-4S dicluster domain-containing protein — its product is MLQKIRETRLVSATVYYFSGTGNSLAVARDISRRINAELIPIPTLVDKSKIHTEADVIGLVFPVYYAEYFGVPLIVWRFAQKLRELGSKYIFAVATHSGNPASTIENIAKILEKRSGKLSAGFTVYLDVPYPVSAKLKKAFFGIELDNDSLKEKIIRKQERACDAWKVKLETIIDYVSLRRECKLETPGAFAKILASIFLPLRRLMFMGRYRQLAVESKKSFYELVPLADRSFEVNEHCNGCGICLKVCPVANIILADEKPRWLHSCENCFACYKWCPQEAINGKIVEYGTRIHHPEVKLSDIINQRSGG
- a CDS encoding 4Fe-4S binding protein → MHKQADREPSFHYVCTHGEAKTKIERHSDFWVSNCGCREGKRSEEGGEGCKRSRMDLCLFFDDKEMTGTGSGWKKVDRAFVEGILKEAREKRLVARPFHYDKDRINDQGICFCCDDCCAYFKGDEWGFDPGAYIEETDMDACTDCGECERACYFGARRIVNGRLQVSKEKEKGCYGCYGCAGCGLCVDVCPEKCIKMVERDES
- a CDS encoding GNAT family N-acetyltransferase; the encoded protein is MKEMKADLEIRDYEPKDAEQISILMTELGYPNTIDFFRERFDTLLNTGLDRILVAERGGFILGIITLHFMPLPHLPGNLCRVVALAVKSDSQRQGVGAKLMVTAEEIAREKGCSKMELTSGEQRSDAHTFYRAIGFEEKSKRFTKDLTSEE
- a CDS encoding VOC family protein yields the protein MMPRICVIQFNVSDMDAAIDFYSNVLGFRIKQRDYYPELVLLEHEGPSVLLCKVQRNAEIDYPNEAQTLINIQVDDLRKSMSELRLKGADFIHPEPQTCPAGIYAALRDPFGNVMELIEFGGVL
- a CDS encoding VOC family protein; its protein translation is MKRLLVSSLFIIALSLIGCANQAIKHKENKMAETAKPAPKVNIKFIFSMCNDVEKMSEFYTKLLGMQEQAFMNDKENKFGYLSYYCTGDVYLMFFSTETTAPQLTDWAWQPGYEGGNLMATSWAIEIPEEDYPATIKRLKDAGVKAFSGNPEWRQDSYWGFSVADPQGNTVEVYTSPKEKPQSPSWPGE